The sequence GGCGCAGGAACCGGTGGTGTAGCCTTTACGGTACTGCCTGCCCTTGTGCCATACCGTATCCAGCTGCGCGCCGATGTTTTGCAAATCAAAGTCTTGCGGATCGTTTTTCACAGCGTCTCCCGGATACGGTACAAAATGGCGTTGACGATCGCCGCCGCCACGTTGCTTCCCCCTTTGCGCCCCACCGCGGCGATGCACGGCAGCCCGCTGCGCATCAGCGCCTCTTTCGACTCCGCCGCGCCGACGAACCCCACCGGCACGCCAATCACCGCCAGCGGCGCCGCCCGCCGCTCCAATAAACGGAACAGCGCGGTCGGCGCGTTGCCGAAGACGAACAGCTTGTCGCCCGGTTCATCCAGCGCGATATCCACCGCCGCCATCGAGCGGGTGATGCTCTCCGCCTGCGCCCGCGCCACCACGCGGGGATCGCTGATAAAGCAGCGGCATTCGCAGCCCAGCCGCGCCAGCAGGGTTTTATTGATCCCCGATAGCGCCATGGTGGTATCGGTATAGAGCACGCAGCCGGCGCGCAGGCCGTCGGCGATGCGCGTCAGCGCCTGCGGCGCAAAGCGCAGTACGTCCAGCCAGTCGAAATCCGCGGTGGTGTGGATCACCCGTTTGATCACCGCTTCCTGCGCCGCATCCGCGAAACGGTAGTCCGGACGCTCGCGGGCGATAATGTCGCTGATGATCGCCATGCTTTGCTGCTCAATCTGTTGCGGATGCCGCAGGTAAGTCATAAGCCTGTTCCTTGTTCTATGCCGTCCATACGGCCGCCAGCAGAAGATGGACGCCGCTAAACAGCAGCAGCGCCAGCAATGAGGCGACCTGCATCAGCCGGATGCTGCGCGGGATATCATCCAGCGCGATCTCCCGACGCGCATCACCTATCCAGGGTTTCTCCACCCGCGCGCCGAAATAGTTATTGGGACCGCCCAGTCGTACGCCCAGCGCCCCGGCCACGGTGGCTTCCGGCCAGGCGCAGTTGGGGCTGGCGTGCTGACGGCGATCGCGCCAGCCGATACGCCACGCCTGGCGATAGTCGGCGCGCAGCAGCCAGGCGGCGGCGCTCAGCAGCAGCCAGCTCAGCCGCGCCGGCAGTAGGTTGGCCAGGTCGTCCATCCGGGCGGACACATAGCCGATGGCGCGGTATTGGGCGTTTTTGTAGCCCACCATGGAATCGAGGGTATTCACCGCCTTGTAGGCCATCGCCAGCGGCGCGCCGCCGAGCAGCAGGTAAAACAGCGGCGCGATCACCCCATCGACGCTGTTCTCCGCCACGGTTTCCACCGCGGCGCGGGTTATCTGCGGTTTTTCAAGCCGCGCGGTGTCCCGCCCGACGATCCACGACAGCTGGCGGCGGCTTTCTTCCAGCGTGCCGTGACGCAATGCCCGGTGCACCGCCAGCGCGGCGTCGCTCAGGCAGCGCCCCGCCAGCAGGGTGTAAATCATCCATACCTGCGCCAGCCAGCCGAGCCACGGATGGAGCGCCGTCAGCAGCGCCAACACGCCCCAGCTCAGCGCGCCGGTCGCCCCGACCACCGCCAGCCACAGCACTCCGCCGCCGATCCTCAGCGCCCGTTCGCCGCGACAGCGGGCGCGAATGCCGCGTTGCAGCCGGGAAATCAGCCGGCCGATCCAGCGCACCGGATGCGGCCAATGGGGCGGGTCCCCCAGCCAGCAGTCGAGCAAATAGGCGCAAAACCAGGCGCTCAGCGTCATAGCAGGCTCCTGGCGCAGCGCAGCCAGCGGTTCAGCAATCCCGGCCGCTGGGCG comes from Brenneria nigrifluens DSM 30175 = ATCC 13028 and encodes:
- the cbiB gene encoding adenosylcobinamide-phosphate synthase CbiB, giving the protein MTLSAWFCAYLLDCWLGDPPHWPHPVRWIGRLISRLQRGIRARCRGERALRIGGGVLWLAVVGATGALSWGVLALLTALHPWLGWLAQVWMIYTLLAGRCLSDAALAVHRALRHGTLEESRRQLSWIVGRDTARLEKPQITRAAVETVAENSVDGVIAPLFYLLLGGAPLAMAYKAVNTLDSMVGYKNAQYRAIGYVSARMDDLANLLPARLSWLLLSAAAWLLRADYRQAWRIGWRDRRQHASPNCAWPEATVAGALGVRLGGPNNYFGARVEKPWIGDARREIALDDIPRSIRLMQVASLLALLLFSGVHLLLAAVWTA
- a CDS encoding cobalt-precorrin-8 methylmutase; amino-acid sequence: MTYLRHPQQIEQQSMAIISDIIARERPDYRFADAAQEAVIKRVIHTTADFDWLDVLRFAPQALTRIADGLRAGCVLYTDTTMALSGINKTLLARLGCECRCFISDPRVVARAQAESITRSMAAVDIALDEPGDKLFVFGNAPTALFRLLERRAAPLAVIGVPVGFVGAAESKEALMRSGLPCIAAVGRKGGSNVAAAIVNAILYRIRETL